GAGCCCCCGCAAGGGTCCTGCCGAGGACTATATCAAACTGGTCCAGGCGGTGGATGCCCTGCACCCGGACTTTCTCTGTCTGCAGGATGACGACCTCGAGAGCGGGGATGGCATCCCGGTGGAGGTGGCCGCACGGTTATTCAATGAACTGGAATCTGTGCGCGCACTCAAATGCGACCTACAGGTGGCCAACCGAAAATGCACGGCGCTGAAGGCCGCCACCGGCAACGAGATGCTGTACTACGGCGCGGATGAGAGCCATCACTCCCTGGAAGGATATGACCGCGGGCTGGATGGGCTGATGCCCTCGGGCATGTTTGAAATCTTCAGCAACATCTACAAGCTGTACCATAACAAGAGCCGGGAAGCTGGTGCGAGGCTGTTCTTTGATTCCCTGCCCTGCGTCTGTTTCACCCGCCAGCCGGGACTCAACCGCATCTACCACAAGTACTACATGAAGCGCACCGGCGTGTTCAAAACCACCTACAGCCGAGATCCCCAAGACAATTACGATGCGTATACCACCCGTTACCGTGAGGAAATGATTACCCGAGCCCTGGATATTGCCGCTCACATAGACGAATATTGGAAGTAACCTGCCAGGAGCCTGGGATGGCTTTGAGGTGTCTTTATGAAAAGCAAACCTATTTACGAGTTGGCGCATATTGGAATCAATCTGGGAAGCGAATCTGAGGCCCAAAAAACAGCGAGTCAGTTGGCGGACCTGTTCGGGCTGGAAATCAAATCGGGAAGCAAGTCCTATTTTGCAGGGGCAATGTTTGAGTGCATCCGCATCCCATTCCGGGGGACCAACGGCCACATAGGACTTCGGGTATCCAATATGGAACAGGCGCTGGCGGACCTGAAGGCGAAGGGCGTCCAGCTGGACATTGACGGAACCGCCGAATATAACGCGCGGGGAGAACTTGTAAATGTCTATCTGCATGATGAAATCGGCGGATTTGCGGTTCATTTGATGAAACAATAAAAAATGCGGAGCATCTGCGTAATTGCGCTGGTCCGTCAGAAGCCGGCCGTGTAAAATCTGTCGTATAGGAAAAGTTTTCCGAAAACCAATGGGGCGGCGTTTTCCCTTCCGCAGCCCTGTTCGCACTCATCCTTCATCCACTGTATTTTAAAAGAGGAAGCACGCCTTTTGCGTGCTTCCTCTTTTAAAACTTTTTCTCCCATAGGCCGCCGGCCCCGCCCATCAGAGCCGTTCTCCGCCCGGCAGATTCAGTGCCAGCGCAAGGGCCCGGGCAAGGCACGCGTGGTGCCGCTCCGCGTCGTAGCGGAGGTACGCGCTGAGCGCCGGGTCGCCGCAGTAGCCCTGGGGAATCAAATCCCGGTCCTCCCGGTTTCCCGACCGCCACTTTCCGATCTGTTCTCCCCGTAGCTGCGTGGGCTTCAGGGAGGGGATCGCCGTCTCGCGCACCAGCTCCGGAATCAGTTCCCGCATGGCGGCCGTCTCAAAGGCGCCGGCGTGGACGTCAAACCCGTCCGATCCCTCCCGCTGAACCGTATAAAAGTCCTCTTCCTCAAAATGCAGCACAATTGCAAAGTCCTCATCTCCCCGGAGCCCCCTGCGGGAAAGTTCGTTTTCATAAACCGGCCAGTAGGCCCGGAGGGAAAGCTCCTTATTGGCCGACCGGACGGCCTCCATCATGGCCTCCTGGTGGAAATTGTCGCCGTGTACGTTGAAAAACACGACCCGCTCAAAGCCTGCTCTGTCAAGGCTCTCCAGTATTTCCTTCACCAAGCGGACGATGGTCTCCCTGCTGGCCGTAAAGGAGCCGGGAAACTGTCGGGTCAGCGCCTGGATTCCGCCCCAGTAGAATGGCGGCGCCACCAGCGAGGAGATGCCCTCCCGCTTCCAGGACTCCATAACCGCAAAAGCCTGGATGACCGACGTATAGATATCGGTGCCCAGGGGGAGATGGGGCCCGTGGGCCTCCACCACACCCACAGGAAGCAGCACAACCGCCCGGCGGCGGGCGGCCTCCTCCACCTCTTCCCACGTCATCCCAAGCATGGTCTGCTCCAAAAACATCTGACTCATCGTGTTCCCTCCTGTAGTAGTTTTGCCTTCCCCTCCATCCAATCGGCGGCCCGGCCATGGCAAGGGCGGTTCATTTCCGCAAGCCGAAAAACAGGTTTGCCTTTATGATAGCACAGCTGTTTCCCATTTGCACGCAGCCTTTCAGAAAACCCGGCCCCTCAAGCCCAACTTTTGAAAACGATTGTGGTTTTTCTCCTCCGGCGGTATAATGGGACATATGCTGCTCAGTGCATGCAATCCGATGGAGGAATGAGCCATGGCAGAGATTTTGATTGTTGACGATGAGGCGGCCATTGCCGATCTGGTAGAGGTCTATCTGAAAAACGAGGGGTACGGCGTCCACAA
This window of the Dysosmobacter acutus genome carries:
- a CDS encoding dihydrodipicolinate synthase family protein, with the translated sequence MKGKTEPRGVIATVITPFDEAGNIDYESLEREFQWGLDAGLTGFLVPCGASEIKYLTLEEQISLFTTAKKICGDQLFLMPNLPGPTEKELVEQSKLYLDLGADGLNINTHWSPRKGPAEDYIKLVQAVDALHPDFLCLQDDDLESGDGIPVEVAARLFNELESVRALKCDLQVANRKCTALKAATGNEMLYYGADESHHSLEGYDRGLDGLMPSGMFEIFSNIYKLYHNKSREAGARLFFDSLPCVCFTRQPGLNRIYHKYYMKRTGVFKTTYSRDPQDNYDAYTTRYREEMITRALDIAAHIDEYWK
- a CDS encoding 2-dehydro-3-deoxyphosphogluconate aldolase is translated as MKSKPIYELAHIGINLGSESEAQKTASQLADLFGLEIKSGSKSYFAGAMFECIRIPFRGTNGHIGLRVSNMEQALADLKAKGVQLDIDGTAEYNARGELVNVYLHDEIGGFAVHLMKQ
- a CDS encoding creatininase family protein, producing the protein MSQMFLEQTMLGMTWEEVEEAARRRAVVLLPVGVVEAHGPHLPLGTDIYTSVIQAFAVMESWKREGISSLVAPPFYWGGIQALTRQFPGSFTASRETIVRLVKEILESLDRAGFERVVFFNVHGDNFHQEAMMEAVRSANKELSLRAYWPVYENELSRRGLRGDEDFAIVLHFEEEDFYTVQREGSDGFDVHAGAFETAAMRELIPELVRETAIPSLKPTQLRGEQIGKWRSGNREDRDLIPQGYCGDPALSAYLRYDAERHHACLARALALALNLPGGERL